In Nymphaea colorata isolate Beijing-Zhang1983 unplaced genomic scaffold, ASM883128v2 scaffold0216, whole genome shotgun sequence, one DNA window encodes the following:
- the LOC116268318 gene encoding uncharacterized protein LOC116268318 — MEFQADHRRVHVKQVKIIEAASNPKLLLSFLNNGLQNIMRRLDYTEIGRTGRYFNCNGERQQMDNLYLYSGFKANFVHLEAGYFLRVDSVKKVVRTETVLEYIDSFYRMYEGKDRDEKRMALKESLIGTIVMTNYGKMQYYKVKNVLFIKGEEVMLDENLSMTKYYYDKYKVEIHKPTQPLLEVEPKRRYNQGLVLLFPEVCLMTGIPSSFDELRRKKISECSIRNPEDKVSEIQSLMDKLKPTEGINVLQQLGMDVNPNMSKLIGRVISVPRLQLGGNNSVESGKEAGFNLHSKPIYQYKHKVCLAVIYFHGTKLDELLETFRNTSKALGIEMRMKTFQLATRSLKDMERQMKEALSGNFGGNICLLILPANWKSDYKKLKKYAIEQVGILTQVMTDLTLRRRSLMSIATKVLLQIVAKRGNTLWVP; from the coding sequence ATGGAGTTCCAGGCCGACCACCGCCGAGTGCACGTGAAGCAGGTCAAGATCATCGAGGCAGCCTCCAACCCCAAGCTGCTGCTGAGCTTCCTCAACAACGGCCTCCAGAATATCATGCGAAGACTGGACTACACCGAGATCGGCAGGACCGGCAGGTACTTCAACTGCAACGGCGAGAGACAGCAGATGGACAACCTCTACCTCTACAGCGGCTTCAAGGCCAACTTCGTCCACCTGGAGGCAGGGTACTTCCTGAGGGTGGACTCCGTGAAGAAAGTGGTAAGAACCGAAACCGTCCTAGAATATATCGACAGCTTCTACAGGATGTACGAGGGGAAAGACAGAGACGAGAAGAGGATGGCACTCAAGGAAAGCCTCATCGGCACGATCGTCATGACGAACTACGGTAAGATGCAATACTACAAGGTGAAGAACGTGCTTTTCATCAAGGGAGAGGAGGTGATGCTGGACGAAAACCTATCCATGACCAAATACTACTACGACAAGTATAAAGTCGAGATCCATAAGCCAACCCAACCACTGCTGGAAGTCGAACCCAAACGCAGGTACAACCAGGGGCTCGTCCTCCTCTTCCCAGAGGTGTGCCTCATGACCGGAATCCCAAGCAGCTTCGACGAGTTGAGGAGGAAAAAGATTTCAGAGTGCTCCATCAGGAACCCCGAGGACAAGGTCTCAGAGATCCAAAGCCTAATGGACAAGCTGAAGCCAACGGAGGGAATCAATGTGCTGCAGCAGTTGGGCATGGACGTCAACCCCAACATGTCGAAATTGATAGGGAGGGTGATCTCAGTCCCGCGCCTGCAGCTGGGCGGCAACAACTCAGTGGAGAGCGGAAAGGAGGCCGGCTTCAACCTCCACAGCAAGCCCATCTACCAGTACAAGCACAAGGTCTGCCTCGCCGTCATCTACTTCCACGGGACCAAGCTCGACGAGCTGCTGGAGACCTTCAGGAATACCAGCAAAGCCCTGGGCATCGAGATGAGAATGAAAACCTTCCAGCTAGCCACTCGGAGCCTCAAGGACATGGAGAGGCAAATGAAGGAAGCGCTGAGCGGAAACTTCGGAGGCAACATCTGCCTGCTGATCCTGCCCGCCAACTGGAAGAGCGACTACAAGAAGCTGAAAAAGTACGCCATCGAGCAGGTGGGGATACTGACCCAGGTGATGACCGACCTGACCCTCAGGAGGCGCAGCCTGATGAGCATCGCCACCAAAGTCCTCCTGCAGATCGTCGCCAAGAGGGGCAACACGCTGTGGGTCCCGTAG
- the LOC116268319 gene encoding uncharacterized protein LOC116268319, whose amino-acid sequence MLIGFDTAKSTSATVLSAVATINSTYSSLHSHYRKFHHSDDQIAIYQEQYLNVLQDTLAEVSHSSVPIGIIATMVNVRNCERFFASNHGIYRNVPAGTLVSENFVSNNYDFFLVSQQATKGTMIPNHYRVVYCTSKMEEGLLQELIFSQCFNYVNWTGSIKVPAVLQYAKKCAKFVAEVMDKEEEVPKDMRNKPYYV is encoded by the exons ATGCTCATCGGGTTCGACACCGCAAAGTCCACCTCCGCGACCGTCCTCAGCGCAGTCGCGACCATCAACTCCACCTACTCCTCCCTGCACAGCCACTACAGGAAGTTCCACCACTCCGA CGACCAGATCGCCATCTACCAGGAACAGTACCTGAACGTCCTCCAGGACACGCTGGCGGAGGTGTCTCACAGCTCCGTCCCGATCGGGATCATCGCCACCATGGTCAACGTCAGGAACTGCGAGCGTTTCTTCGCCAGCAACCACGGAATCTACAGAAACGTCCCGGCTGGCACCCTCGTCAGCGAAAACTTTGTCTCCAACAACTACGATTTTTTCCTGGTCAGCCAGCAGGCAACGAAAGGCACCATGATCCCAAACCACTACCGGGTGGTGTACTGTACCAGCAAGATGGAGGAGGGCCTGCTCCAGGAGCTCATCTTCAGCCAGTGCTTCAACTACGTGAACTGGACGGGGTCGATCAAGGTGCCGGCGGTCCTGCAGTACGCCAAGAAGTGTGCCAAGTTCGTAGCGGAAGTGATGGATAAGGAGGAAGAAGTACCCAAGGATATGAGGAATAAACCTTACTACGTGTGA
- the LOC116268320 gene encoding LOW QUALITY PROTEIN: uncharacterized protein LOC116268320 (The sequence of the model RefSeq protein was modified relative to this genomic sequence to represent the inferred CDS: inserted 1 base in 1 codon; deleted 2 bases in 1 codon), with protein MLVWQSLDEDSEICELLPGGRDGEVSSVDEDVGFGPGGSVDEVVVDVSVRHRQDSYLALGKRRLLGFHVILGHMSEGKNNLTQCFGRKKNSVAVASVRPGKGVLRVNGSPIELLEPQSLRAKVLEPXLLLGLKRFQNLDIRIRVRGGGYVSQIYAIRQALSKGVVAYYQKYVNETEKREIKYSFHHIELLLQYDRSLLVADPRRCEPKKYGGPGARARYQKSYR; from the exons ATGCTTGTATGGCAATCTCTTGATGAAGACTCTGAAATCTGCGAACTCCTGCCTGGTGGACGTGATGGTGAAGTCTCCAGCGTGGATGAAGATGTCGGCTTCGGGCCAGGAGGAAGCGTCGATGAGGTGGTGGTCGACGTGAGTGTCCGACATCGCCAGGATTCTTATCTTGCGCTTGGGAAGCGAAGGTTGCTAGGCTTTCATGTGATTCTGGG CCATATGTCAGAAGGCAAGAACAACCTCACCCAGTGCTTCGGTCGCAAGAAAAACTCAGTAGCCGTCGCTTCAGTCCGCCCAGGCAAAGGCGTCCTCCGCGTCAATGGCTCCCCCATCGAACTTCTCGAACCTCAGTCACTCAGAGCCAAGGTGCTTGAGC TCCTGTTGCTCGGCCTCAAGCGTTTCCAAAACCTTGACATCCGCATCAGAGTCAGAGGCGGTGGCTACGTCTCGCAGATCTACGCCATCAGACAGGCGCTCTCCAAGGGAGTCGTTGCCTACTACCAAAAGTACGTCAACGAGACCGAGAAGAGAGAGATCAAG TACTCCTTCCATCACATAGAATTGCTGCTCCAGTACGACAGGTCCCTCCTCGTCGCCGATCCCAGAAGATGCGAGCCCAAGAAGTACGGAGGTCCCGGCGCCAGAGCCAGATACCAGAAATCCTACAGATGA